TGTCTCCGGACAGATCCCCTTGGACCCTCAGACCGGTCAATTCCCGGCCGGATCTTTTGCCGATCAGGCCAGGCAGGCCCTGGACAATCTGGCGGCCATCCTGAAAGCGGGCGGTTCCAGTCTGGATTCCGTCGTCAAGGTCACGGTCTATCTCTCCGATATGGCGTATTTTGCTGAATTCAATACGGTGTATGCAGCCTACTTTGAACGATCCCGCCCCGCCCGATCGTGTGTTGCTGTTCGGGAGCTTCCCAAAGGGGCCCTGCTGGAAGTCGAGGCGATCGCTCTCTGCGAGGAGCTCTGATGGAGTCTTTCCTGGGCGGTTTGAACGAGTACATTGCGAGTTCGTATTTCACAGCGTATCTTGCCGCCTACATCGGAGGACTTCTGGTCAGTTTCACCCCCTGCATCTATCCGGTCATGCCGGTTGTGATCGCCTATATCGGCGCCCAGAGCGCCCGGCAGTCCCGAGTCCGATCGTTTCTGCTTTCTCTGGCTTATGTCTTCGGGCTGTCCCTGACCTATGCGGCGCTCGGGGGGGCCACTGCCCTGACGGGGCAGTTGTTCGGCAAAATACAGAATAGTTTCCTGTCGTCCTTTCTGGTGGCCAATGTCTGTCTGCTCATGGGGCTGGCCATGCTGGATGTCTTTTCTCTTACCATCCGGATCCCCGGGTTCATGGCCAGGCCGGAGAAGGGCCTCTGGAGCAGCGGGATCCCCGGAAGCATCGTGATCGGCGCCACCTCCGGACTTCTGGCTGGCCCCTGTTCGGCCCCGGTATTTTCCGTACTGCTCGCCTATGTAGCCACTCGCCAGAACGTCTTTTTCGGCATGAGCCTCCTGTTTGTCTTTGCCTTGGGGATGGGGACGCTGCTCGTTGCTGTCGGCTCCTTTGCAGGACTGCTGGCCGGCCTTCCCAGGTCCGGTGTGTGGATGGTCCGGATCAAACAAGGTTGTGGCTGGCTCCTTTTGGCCACGGGGGAATATTTTCTGATCAAGGCCGGCGGTTCGCTGGTTTAAGATTTTTTTTAATTTGTGGATACAGGAGCATTAAAGGCCATGAAAAATTTCCGCACGCTGAGTTTTGTTTCCGGGCTCATCCTTCTGGTTTTATGCCTGGTAAGCTGTTCAGAACCTTCCGACAGGAGAGAAGAAGGACGGAACAAAAGCCTCCCTCAGATTGAAGGCGTTGAAGCCCCGAATTTTAAACTCCCCGATCTGGAGGGGCGATCCTTCCAACTCAGCCAATTTCGAGGCAATCCCGTTCTGCTGATCTTCAGTACCACCTGGTGCGCCTATTGCCGTTCCGAACTGCCTCATCTGCGGGAAATCAACGGTCGCTACAGTTCCAAAGGCCTGGAGGTGATTCAAATCTTCATTCAGGAATCCCCCCGGAAGGTCGCCTCCTTTTCCAGTCAATATCGCCTGCCCTATCGTGTCCTGCTGGACGAGAGGGGAGAGGTCGCTGAAGCCTACCGTGTTCGCGGCGTTCCGGACTTGATCCTTCTGGATCGGAATGGCCGTGTCCTTTGCCGACGTTGCCCGGATCTCGATGCCTCCCTGAAGGACCTTTTCGAGAAGCCTCAGCAGAACTAGACCGGACAATCTTGCACAAAAAAAGAGAACAGGGCGGCAAGGAGAAGGCAACTCAGCCGTAGAGAAAACGTGTCGACGTGCTGATGGCTTATCTGGATTTCAACAGGTTTTCAATCTGGGGGATATTGGCCCCGAAAACAGCTGAATCCCCGATGAGAAAGAAAGGTGTCCCGGTCAAGCCGAGCCGTTTGGCAACTTCCTTGTGTTTCTTCAGGGTTTCCTCTGCCTGGGCATCCTTGCAAGGCTGGAATTTCATGTTATCCAGTTTACCCGTCATGGCTTCCTCGTAAGCTTTCCCCTGATCTTTGGCGCAGAGGACATAGAGCGCCTTCGCCTCGGCATCTTTGTGGAAGGGCAGCGGATAGTAAAAGATGTAGCGGGTCACATCGGTCCGGCCGGCAAAAAAGGCGGATGCCTGGCGGCAGTATGGACAGTCCGGGTCCGTGATTTCAATGACCCGTTGCGGCCCCTTCCCGATCTTGATCGCCTTATCCAGGGGCAGGTCTTTTGCCTTGGCCGCGATGATTTCCCGAATCCTCTCCTGGGTCAGATTTTTACCCTCTTTGGTAACGATTTGCCCGAGAAGGAGATAATCCGGTCCGGGAGCGTAGTAGACGATCTCATTGCCCACAATCACCTCGTAAACACCCTGTAGGGCCGTTTCCGAAATCTTTTCGGCGGGAATCTGGGGGAAACTTTTCTTGAAGGCTTCCTCGGGAGATCCTGCGGCAGAGATCCCCGTCCCCATAAAAAGAAGAAATAAAAGCGCCATAACGAGGATGCTTCTGCTTCCTGCCTTTATCTTATTTCTGTAAATTGTCATAAGGTTTAAGATTCCTTTCTTTTCTTGAAGAGAAAACATGGTTTCCCCGCTAAAGTCAAGGGACAATTCCCCTTGCAAGGGTCCTCCGCAGGCGATAAGATACGCTTCGTTTCCAGACCGGGAAGGAGAAGGGACGGCATGTCGATCACCCCTGAAAATACCTGGGCCTCGGTTTCGGCGATCCGCGATCAGGCCCCGCTGATCCACAATATCACCAATTATGTCGTGATGAACAGCACCGCCAACGCCCTGCTGGCCCTCGGCGCCTCGCCCGTCATGGCCCATGCGCAGGAAGAGGTGGAGGATATGGTCAACATCGCCTCGGCCCTGGTGATCAACATCGGAACGCTCAGTGCGCCCTGGGTCGAGGCGATGGGCAGCGCGGCGAGAAAAGCCGCTGGACGGGGAATTCCCCTCGTGCTGGATCCGGTCGGGGCCGGCGCCACGGCATATCGAACTCAAACCGTCCGGAAACTCATGGATACGGTTTCGCCCACGATCATCCGGGGCAATGCCTCGGAAATTCTGGCATTGGCAACGAGCGAAAAGGGGGAGACCAAAGGCGTGGACGCTACGGAATCTTCCCAGAACGCTATTGAGGCCGCCCATTGGTTGAACGAACGCTATGGAAGCACGGTCTGCATCAGTGGGGAAACGGATTTCATTGTCGGGGACCAGGTCGTTATCGGAATCGGGAATGGCCATCCCCTGATGACCCGCGTGACCGGGCTCGGTTGTACCGCCTCCGCGCTGTGCGGGGCCTTCGCCGCCGTGAATTCGTCCTTTCCGCTGGCTGCGGCGCAGGCCATGGCGGTCATGGGCATCGCCGGGGAAATGGCGGCGGAAATCTCACCGGGTCCGGGGAGCCTGCAACTTCACTTTCTGGACTTTCTGTATCGGCTGACGAAGGACGACCTTGCCCGCCGTCTGCGGATTTCCGCAGGAGCAGGATGATGGATTCGCCCGCCCCTCTTCAGCGAAGGACAGAAGGCCTGTATCTCGTCACGGACCGCGGCTTGTGCGGTCAAAGGGGTCTGGAAGAGGTCGTTTCCCTGGCCGTGAAAGGCGGTGCGGCCTGGGTCCAGCTCCGGGAAAAGGATCTGCCCACGCGCCCCTTTGTGGAAGAGGC
This region of Syntrophus gentianae genomic DNA includes:
- a CDS encoding RidA family protein, translated to MDKKWINTGEAPLPVGPYAQAVKAGGFLYVSGQIPLDPQTGQFPAGSFADQARQALDNLAAILKAGGSSLDSVVKVTVYLSDMAYFAEFNTVYAAYFERSRPARSCVAVRELPKGALLEVEAIALCEEL
- a CDS encoding cytochrome c biogenesis protein CcdA, coding for MESFLGGLNEYIASSYFTAYLAAYIGGLLVSFTPCIYPVMPVVIAYIGAQSARQSRVRSFLLSLAYVFGLSLTYAALGGATALTGQLFGKIQNSFLSSFLVANVCLLMGLAMLDVFSLTIRIPGFMARPEKGLWSSGIPGSIVIGATSGLLAGPCSAPVFSVLLAYVATRQNVFFGMSLLFVFALGMGTLLVAVGSFAGLLAGLPRSGVWMVRIKQGCGWLLLATGEYFLIKAGGSLV
- a CDS encoding TlpA family protein disulfide reductase, with the protein product MKNFRTLSFVSGLILLVLCLVSCSEPSDRREEGRNKSLPQIEGVEAPNFKLPDLEGRSFQLSQFRGNPVLLIFSTTWCAYCRSELPHLREINGRYSSKGLEVIQIFIQESPRKVASFSSQYRLPYRVLLDERGEVAEAYRVRGVPDLILLDRNGRVLCRRCPDLDASLKDLFEKPQQN
- a CDS encoding DsbC family protein; its protein translation is MALLFLLFMGTGISAAGSPEEAFKKSFPQIPAEKISETALQGVYEVIVGNEIVYYAPGPDYLLLGQIVTKEGKNLTQERIREIIAAKAKDLPLDKAIKIGKGPQRVIEITDPDCPYCRQASAFFAGRTDVTRYIFYYPLPFHKDAEAKALYVLCAKDQGKAYEEAMTGKLDNMKFQPCKDAQAEETLKKHKEVAKRLGLTGTPFFLIGDSAVFGANIPQIENLLKSR
- the thiM gene encoding hydroxyethylthiazole kinase, producing MSITPENTWASVSAIRDQAPLIHNITNYVVMNSTANALLALGASPVMAHAQEEVEDMVNIASALVINIGTLSAPWVEAMGSAARKAAGRGIPLVLDPVGAGATAYRTQTVRKLMDTVSPTIIRGNASEILALATSEKGETKGVDATESSQNAIEAAHWLNERYGSTVCISGETDFIVGDQVVIGIGNGHPLMTRVTGLGCTASALCGAFAAVNSSFPLAAAQAMAVMGIAGEMAAEISPGPGSLQLHFLDFLYRLTKDDLARRLRISAGAG